One Methanomassiliicoccales archaeon genomic region harbors:
- the pyrC gene encoding dihydroorotase: MELVVEGRAWFNGKLQHLCIGIDEGKIAEIRKTLKGDKNLDFNDRLILPAAIDVHTHMRDPGLTHKEDFSSGTIAALFGGVTCVLDMPNTKPPTLGRDEVIWKKEIASKKAWTDFGLFGGISESSNPRRIADLVVGFKIYMSSTTGSILLAEDEGIRRAVEAIRPLNKVISVHAEDEHLLLKRRDMSIVQHGESRPPQAEASAIARLAEHSKKAKINICHVSCREGLSALEKGKFTCEATPHHMLLDISTCSRKGYCKVNPPLRSKEDREALLAAFAVGKVDILASDHAPHTPEEKEMEFDSVPSGVPGVETSFPLMMAQVRKGAISLERLVDAACTKPASIFGLNKGAIGKGMDADLMVLDPRQVSLVSARRVRSKCGWTPFEGHEAIFPQAVFLRGQLMVEDGGLVGERIGRDVVARGRFAT; this comes from the coding sequence ATGGAACTGGTGGTAGAGGGGAGGGCTTGGTTCAACGGCAAGCTGCAGCACCTTTGCATCGGCATAGATGAAGGAAAGATAGCGGAGATAAGAAAAACCCTGAAGGGAGATAAAAACCTGGACTTCAATGACAGATTAATCCTTCCTGCTGCCATCGACGTGCATACGCATATGCGGGATCCAGGGCTAACTCATAAAGAGGACTTCTCCTCAGGAACCATCGCGGCTCTGTTCGGAGGTGTGACCTGCGTTCTCGATATGCCAAACACAAAGCCTCCGACCTTAGGCCGAGATGAGGTCATATGGAAGAAAGAGATCGCTTCCAAAAAGGCTTGGACAGACTTTGGCCTCTTTGGAGGAATTAGCGAATCTTCCAATCCTCGGCGCATCGCTGATCTCGTGGTCGGTTTCAAGATCTATATGTCATCCACAACGGGGAGCATTCTCTTAGCCGAAGACGAGGGAATAAGAAGAGCTGTGGAAGCAATCCGACCTCTGAATAAAGTAATCAGCGTTCATGCGGAGGATGAACATTTGCTCTTGAAAAGAAGAGATATGAGCATTGTGCAGCATGGGGAGTCAAGACCGCCTCAAGCGGAAGCCTCAGCCATCGCTCGATTGGCCGAGCACTCGAAAAAGGCGAAGATCAACATCTGTCATGTAAGTTGTCGTGAAGGCCTGTCAGCGTTAGAAAAGGGAAAATTCACATGCGAGGCCACTCCTCACCATATGTTACTGGACATTTCCACGTGCTCTCGCAAAGGATATTGTAAAGTCAATCCGCCTTTAAGGTCTAAGGAGGATCGAGAGGCGTTACTCGCAGCTTTCGCGGTGGGAAAAGTGGATATATTGGCTTCGGACCACGCGCCTCATACTCCGGAGGAGAAGGAGATGGAATTCGATTCAGTCCCTTCAGGCGTTCCCGGGGTGGAAACCTCGTTCCCTTTGATGATGGCTCAGGTCAGGAAAGGAGCGATCTCGTTGGAACGCCTCGTCGATGCCGCCTGCACCAAACCCGCTTCTATATTTGGCCTGAACAAAGGTGCGATAGGGAAGGGAATGGATGCAGACTTGATGGTTTTGGACCCTCGTCAGGTAAGCCTCGTCTCCGCCCGCCGAGTGCGCTCCAAATGCGGTTGGACGCCCTTCGAAGGACATGAGGCCATCTTTCCCCAGGCCGTTTTCTTGAGGGGGCAATTGATGGTAGAAGATGGAGGACTGGTGGGGGAGCGTATAGGGAGGGACGTGGTTGCCAGGGGTAGATTTGCCACTTGA
- a CDS encoding TIGR00296 family protein, protein MTMNDKEGECAVRIARQTIEAEAEDKDPGQIDAPGSFREKRGVFVTIHTYPDMNLRGCIGYPEPVYSLGKALVKAAQGACHDPRFPRLRAEELPNIVVEVSVLTPPVEIKIDDRKRLPSQVRIGQDGLIVEMGYYRGLLLPQVATEWGFDAETFLSETCMKAGLTPDCWLDRACKIYKFQAEIFAEEEPRGKVKRKVLE, encoded by the coding sequence ATGACCATGAACGATAAGGAAGGCGAGTGCGCAGTTAGGATCGCGAGGCAGACAATCGAGGCGGAGGCTGAGGATAAGGATCCCGGTCAGATCGACGCTCCGGGGAGTTTTCGCGAAAAAAGAGGTGTCTTCGTGACCATTCATACATATCCAGATATGAACCTCCGCGGCTGCATCGGATACCCTGAACCAGTATATTCTTTGGGGAAGGCTTTGGTGAAGGCTGCTCAGGGGGCCTGCCATGACCCTCGTTTTCCCCGTCTCAGGGCCGAGGAGCTACCTAATATAGTCGTGGAAGTAAGCGTGCTGACACCTCCTGTGGAGATAAAGATAGACGACAGGAAGCGGCTCCCTTCACAGGTCAGGATAGGGCAGGACGGTCTCATAGTGGAGATGGGATATTATCGGGGCCTTCTGTTGCCCCAGGTGGCTACGGAGTGGGGTTTCGATGCAGAAACATTTCTCTCGGAAACGTGCATGAAGGCAGGGTTGACTCCTGATTGCTGGCTCGATCGAGCGTGCAAGATATACAAATTCCAAGCAGAGATTTTCGCTGAAGAGGAGCCAAGGGGCAAGGTGAAAAGAAAAGTCCTAGAGTGA
- a CDS encoding CBS domain-containing protein, translated as MRERAKDILVEEVMSKNPRTITPDMTAQSAAKLMRQENIGSLVVLEKGKPVGIVTEKDLVHKVLAEGKAAAKVKVEEIMSAPLITIGPKESVADASRKMADMRLRRLPVVQGGSLVGIITENDVLRLSPSLIELTREWSKIGASCASSRIDLSEGYCESCGTYSSDLAELQGMLLCEECFERQRKG; from the coding sequence ATGAGGGAAAGGGCGAAGGATATCTTGGTAGAAGAGGTGATGAGCAAGAATCCCAGGACTATCACTCCCGATATGACAGCTCAATCGGCCGCCAAACTGATGCGTCAAGAGAATATCGGAAGCCTGGTGGTTTTAGAGAAGGGGAAACCAGTGGGGATAGTTACTGAGAAAGACTTAGTGCATAAGGTATTGGCAGAGGGAAAAGCGGCTGCAAAGGTCAAAGTTGAGGAGATAATGAGCGCACCTCTAATAACCATCGGACCTAAGGAAAGCGTAGCCGACGCATCCAGGAAGATGGCAGATATGAGATTGCGTCGTCTGCCGGTGGTTCAAGGAGGAAGCCTAGTGGGAATAATCACAGAGAATGATGTGCTCCGCCTCTCTCCCTCCCTTATCGAACTCACTAGGGAATGGTCCAAGATCGGAGCATCCTGCGCCTCTTCTCGCATAGACTTGAGCGAGGGCTACTGCGAGAGCTGTGGAACATATTCCAGCGATCTAGCGGAACTACAGGGGATGTTGCTTTGCGAGGAATGCTTCGAGCGACAGCGTAAAGGGTGA
- a CDS encoding TRC40/GET3/ArsA family transport-energizing ATPase gives MRGEKIRVIIYTGKGGVGKTSVAAATALRAAKLGYKTIAISTDQAHSLADSLDVQLGGKPKQVAENLWALEVDVLYEMEHRWQEIDKYVTEFLASQGIEGVTAKEMTVWPGMELMSALFYLWEYNETKEFDVIVIDTAPTGETLRLLSFPDVSDWWFDKIYKVLKNITKLARATVGKVMSAPLPPDELFKDIDHIRERLKVVKKILDDPNITSIRLVVNPEKMVINETKRAYTYLSLYNLTVDSLVINRLLPEDGTGEYFKDKLEEQKKYMQIIEESFSPLKTLKATLFSTELFGMDSLERLADMLFDGEDPTQVYTTEKALRIYVDNGIDTISIKLPFSTKQEVELYKSSDTLIVQVGWYKRSVALPYSLVNKEATKAEFKDGYLLIRFEGGEPVGERKKNRKGR, from the coding sequence GTGCGGGGTGAAAAAATAAGAGTGATAATCTACACTGGTAAAGGAGGTGTAGGTAAGACCTCGGTGGCAGCCGCAACCGCGCTAAGGGCTGCGAAGTTGGGCTACAAGACCATAGCCATCTCCACAGATCAAGCTCATTCCCTGGCGGACAGTCTCGACGTCCAATTAGGAGGAAAGCCCAAGCAGGTGGCTGAGAACCTTTGGGCATTGGAGGTGGATGTGCTGTATGAGATGGAGCACCGGTGGCAGGAGATTGACAAGTATGTCACGGAGTTCCTCGCCTCTCAGGGCATTGAGGGCGTGACCGCGAAGGAAATGACGGTCTGGCCGGGAATGGAGCTCATGTCAGCACTGTTCTATCTTTGGGAGTACAACGAGACCAAAGAGTTCGACGTTATTGTCATCGACACAGCACCCACGGGAGAAACTTTGAGATTGCTCTCCTTTCCTGATGTGAGCGATTGGTGGTTCGACAAGATCTATAAGGTCCTGAAGAACATTACCAAACTGGCAAGGGCGACGGTGGGGAAGGTGATGTCTGCTCCTCTGCCACCGGACGAACTCTTCAAGGACATAGACCATATAAGAGAACGCTTGAAAGTGGTCAAGAAGATCCTTGACGACCCTAACATAACCTCCATTCGTTTAGTGGTAAATCCCGAAAAGATGGTGATTAATGAGACTAAGCGTGCCTACACCTATCTTTCTCTCTACAATCTTACGGTTGACAGCCTGGTAATTAATCGTTTACTGCCGGAAGATGGTACAGGGGAGTACTTCAAAGATAAGCTTGAGGAACAGAAAAAGTATATGCAGATAATCGAGGAATCCTTCTCTCCTCTCAAAACTCTCAAGGCCACCCTCTTCTCCACAGAACTATTCGGCATGGATAGCTTGGAGCGCCTGGCGGACATGCTCTTCGATGGGGAAGACCCCACCCAAGTCTACACCACGGAGAAAGCCTTGCGCATCTATGTGGATAATGGGATAGATACCATCTCTATAAAATTGCCCTTCTCCACGAAACAGGAGGTAGAATTATATAAGTCGAGTGATACATTGATTGTGCAGGTGGGCTGGTACAAGAGGTCGGTGGCCTTGCCATACTCCTTGGTCAACAAAGAGGCCACCAAGGCTGAATTCAAGGATGGATACCTGCTGATACGTTTCGAGGGAGGTGAGCCGGTTGGCGAAAGGAAAAAGAACAGAAAAGGCCGATGA
- a CDS encoding 30S ribosomal protein S3ae — protein sequence MAEKKKAAAKTTARKVKDRWKAKEWYKILAPMMFNQASLGETPSSDPATLIGRTTEVTVHDLTGDFSKMHVKLKFKINDVRGFEAHTVFVGQDLTSDYIRRLTRRKKTKTDHVIDVVTKDGYKVRIKPMSITDKRIQSSQETAVRTLMTNDLQAAAREMTISDLVKQIISGDLAKRLSNASKVIVPIKRVEIRRTEVLEMGSVESQNQSIIEAPQPTESQTVTSPSSETGEAEESEELAVEEEVLEESEEPEGSEQ from the coding sequence TTGGCTGAGAAGAAAAAAGCGGCCGCCAAGACGACGGCGCGCAAGGTCAAGGACCGATGGAAGGCGAAGGAGTGGTATAAGATCCTCGCGCCGATGATGTTCAACCAAGCTTCGCTAGGAGAGACGCCAAGCTCTGATCCCGCCACACTCATTGGCCGAACCACGGAGGTGACGGTCCACGATCTGACTGGTGACTTCTCCAAAATGCATGTGAAACTCAAGTTCAAAATCAATGACGTGCGCGGATTCGAAGCTCACACTGTGTTTGTGGGACAGGATCTTACCAGTGATTATATTCGCAGGCTGACCCGACGAAAGAAGACCAAAACCGACCATGTTATAGACGTGGTCACTAAGGACGGTTATAAGGTCAGGATAAAGCCGATGAGCATCACTGACAAGAGGATTCAATCCTCGCAGGAGACCGCAGTTCGCACCCTGATGACGAATGACCTTCAGGCTGCGGCAAGGGAAATGACGATTTCCGATCTGGTGAAGCAGATAATCTCCGGAGACCTGGCTAAAAGGCTATCCAATGCCTCAAAGGTCATCGTACCGATAAAGCGTGTGGAGATTCGAAGAACTGAGGTTCTGGAGATGGGTTCGGTTGAATCCCAGAATCAATCGATCATAGAGGCTCCACAACCGACCGAATCCCAGACCGTTACATCCCCCTCCTCTGAAACTGGGGAAGCGGAGGAGAGCGAAGAGTTAGCGGTAGAGGAAGAGGTCTTGGAAGAGAGTGAAGAACCAGAAGGATCAGAGCAATAA
- a CDS encoding DUF749 family protein codes for MFRAELVGVYTVGEIPEQLLPFVNIQAKRERKELKQGEKVAAFRIEGTSSFVVAFISTLKSVKEMEERLKEQEVALDSLSKRCLESVLKEYGEAL; via the coding sequence ATGTTCAGGGCAGAGTTGGTCGGGGTTTATACCGTAGGGGAGATCCCTGAGCAACTGCTCCCCTTTGTTAACATTCAGGCGAAGAGGGAGAGGAAGGAGCTCAAGCAGGGCGAGAAAGTAGCCGCTTTCAGGATAGAAGGCACATCTTCCTTTGTGGTGGCGTTCATCTCCACCCTCAAGTCCGTGAAGGAGATGGAGGAACGGCTTAAGGAACAGGAGGTTGCGCTCGACTCTCTTTCTAAGCGCTGCCTTGAGTCTGTACTGAAGGAATATGGGGAAGCACTCTAA
- the hdrB gene encoding CoB--CoM heterodisulfide reductase subunit B yields the protein MSGRYAFFLGCVAPLRYPGIELATREIFKSLGVELVELEGAGCCPAPGVIRSFDQTTWLALAARNLALAEQKKTDIMTICNGCYGSMFEANHIMQHHPEEMKKVNDVLSKVGLKYNGAVKVRHFAEVLYKDIGMEKIKAHVKNPLNYNIAVHYGCHFVKPTRVKHLDDPERPRILDELVEATGAKSINYKDKLMCCGAGGGVRSRDNKTALRMTEEKLKNLKKVNAQMIVDVCPFCHLQYDASQNDLPGYNIPVIHLSQLYGMAFGLPRDKLGLEAHVTKVNL from the coding sequence ATGTCAGGTAGGTACGCTTTCTTCCTGGGTTGCGTGGCCCCCCTCAGATACCCAGGCATCGAATTGGCCACGAGGGAGATATTCAAGTCATTGGGCGTTGAATTGGTGGAGCTCGAGGGTGCGGGGTGCTGCCCGGCACCAGGTGTGATTCGCTCTTTCGATCAGACCACATGGCTGGCCCTAGCTGCTCGGAATCTGGCTTTGGCGGAGCAGAAGAAGACGGACATAATGACGATCTGCAATGGATGCTATGGCTCCATGTTCGAGGCCAATCATATTATGCAGCATCACCCAGAGGAGATGAAGAAAGTTAATGATGTTCTGAGCAAAGTAGGCCTCAAATACAATGGAGCAGTGAAGGTGCGCCATTTCGCTGAGGTTCTATATAAGGACATCGGTATGGAGAAGATCAAGGCGCATGTGAAGAATCCCTTGAACTATAACATAGCTGTGCATTATGGCTGCCACTTCGTAAAGCCTACACGTGTGAAGCATCTGGACGATCCAGAGAGGCCAAGGATATTGGACGAGCTGGTGGAGGCTACTGGCGCCAAGAGCATAAACTATAAGGACAAGCTCATGTGCTGCGGAGCTGGTGGTGGGGTTCGCTCCAGGGACAACAAGACCGCGCTAAGAATGACAGAGGAGAAGCTAAAGAACCTGAAGAAGGTGAATGCTCAGATGATCGTGGATGTGTGCCCGTTCTGCCACTTGCAGTACGATGCGTCCCAGAACGACCTTCCCGGATATAATATCCCCGTCATTCACCTGTCCCAGCTCTACGGCATGGCCTTCGGACTGCCGCGTGACAAATTGGGACTAGAAGCGCATGTGACTAAGGTAAACCTCTAA
- the hdrC gene encoding CoB--CoM heterodisulfide reductase subunit C has translation MTVSPSGASMTKIAEPNPAFTKMVEKGGPGGETLMLCYQCGTCTASCPSGRLTAFRTRQIIRKAQLGLKDEILPSDDLWLCTTCYSCVERCPREVEITDILFILRNMAVREGHMAEQHKKIGENMLKHGATVPVKEEVMKLRVKMGLPENPPTTVGNKKAMEDFRKIMEECGFDKLMKGGKK, from the coding sequence GTGACGGTCAGCCCCTCAGGTGCTTCGATGACCAAGATTGCTGAGCCCAATCCGGCATTCACGAAGATGGTTGAGAAAGGAGGACCTGGTGGCGAGACTTTGATGCTATGCTACCAGTGTGGAACTTGTACTGCGTCCTGTCCATCAGGTCGTTTAACGGCCTTCAGGACGAGACAGATAATCAGGAAGGCCCAGCTCGGGCTGAAGGATGAGATACTTCCTTCGGATGACCTATGGCTGTGCACCACCTGCTACTCTTGCGTAGAAAGGTGTCCGAGAGAGGTGGAGATCACGGATATCCTGTTCATATTGCGCAACATGGCTGTAAGGGAGGGTCATATGGCCGAACAGCACAAGAAGATAGGAGAGAATATGTTGAAACATGGAGCCACCGTCCCCGTCAAAGAGGAGGTCATGAAGCTGAGGGTTAAGATGGGATTGCCAGAGAATCCGCCTACAACCGTTGGGAACAAGAAGGCCATGGAGGATTTCCGTAAGATAATGGAAGAGTGCGGTTTCGACAAGCTGATGAAAGGAGGGAAGAAGTGA